A portion of the Phycodurus eques isolate BA_2022a chromosome 3, UOR_Pequ_1.1, whole genome shotgun sequence genome contains these proteins:
- the ndufaf2 gene encoding NADH dehydrogenase [ubiquinone] 1 alpha subcomplex assembly factor 2: protein MSKMVGALRRTFGVVREHVGTDHMGNKYYIVPEQKTWTGRLVRAKRMVEASNPTEYKSMESSIPIEWDAWIRGRRKEPPSVEELAMNEAYREQIKLKARDVEEKDLALKAKEYKEGLVAAPSSTLATGHAAATSFGKQEFSEEPTSTANTFQPGSWRPNSK from the exons ATGAGTAAAATGGTCGGCGCTTTACGGAGGACGTTCGGCGTGGTACGTGAGCACGTCGGGACAGACCACATGGGGAATAAATATTACATAGTCCCCGAACAGAAGACATGGACAG GGAGACTCGTCCGTGCCAAGAGGATGGTGGAGGCCTCGAATCCCACAGAGTACAAATCTATGGAAAGCAGCATACCCATCGAGTGGGACG CTTGGATTCGAGGCAGACGGAAGGAGCCTCCCTCTGTTGAG GAGCTGGCAATGAACGAGGCCTACAGGGAGCAGATCAAGCTGAAGGCCAGGGATGTGGAGGAGAAAGACTTGGCCCTGAAAGCGAAGGAATACAAGGAAGGCCTGGTGGCGGCGCCGTCCAGCACTCTGGCCACTGGCCATGCGGCCGCCACCAGCTTTGGCAAGCAGGAGTTTAGCGAGGAGCCCACCAGCACTGCCAACACCTTCCAGCCGGGCTCCTGGCGCCCCAATTCCAAATAG
- the smim15 gene encoding small integral membrane protein 15, translated as MIDLRAWAQYVVEWAAKDPKDFLITVLMALTPLFIACALLSWKLAKMIEAREKEQKKKQRRQENLAKVKRS; from the coding sequence ATGATTGACCTGCGAGCATGGGCCCAGTACGTAGTGGAGTGGGCCGCCAAGGACCCCAAAGACTTCCTGATCACCGTGCTGATGGCGCTCACGCCTCTCTTCATCGCCTGTGCGCTGTTGTCGTGGAAACTGGCCAAGATGATCGAGGCGCGTGAGAaggagcagaagaagaagcagcggcGTCAGGAGAACCTGGCCAAGGTGAAGAGGAGCTAG